Part of the Vibrio sp. SCSIO 43137 genome, AACAGTCCAAACTGATAAAACAGTACATAGCCGACCCGGCCACCAACAACAACGCCTAAAAATCCAAGAAACAGCAAATCAGAAACCTGTTCTCTGGTCCACCCGCTGTTTGCCTTATCTGCCCGTTTGTTCGCTAACCAGATAGCAAACAGAAAACCGAACAGATACATTAAACCGTACCAACGCACAGACAAGGGACCAATTGATACCAGAATCGGATCAATCTGCGGAAACTCAATAAAGCCTTGAGACATATAAAACTCTCTAATCAGGGGTCAACACCTGCTATATCTCTGTTCTGCAGGTGGAAGAAAAAATTAAACTCAGAATTAGTACAGACCTGAAAAATCAGTATAAATTCCCCAACCAAGCTAAGAAAGCAGCATTCTTCCGGCGATAAACAGCAGGAAAACGGCAAACACTTTCTTCAGTTGAGCCGTCGGCAGGTTTGTCGCTAAGCGCGCACCGATTTTAGTGGTAAACATGGAAGTTGATACAATCGCCAGCAGCGCAGGTACATAGACATAACCGATACTGTACTCAGGCAGATTCTCTGCTCCGGTTCCGTGCCAGATAAAGCCAGCCATTCCCGAAATAGCAATAACACAACCACATACAGAAGATGAACCTATAGCTCTGCGCATCTCTACGCCATAACGGCTCAGATAAGGAACCGTAAGAGAACCTCCGCCAATTCCGGCCAGAGTAGAGATAACGCCAATAACGCACCCTGAACAGGCGGTCACTGAAGGAGAAGGCATGCTTCTGATTTTCTGGGATTTGACTGATAACAACATCTGCAACGCCAGAAAAAGCACTATAAAGCCAAATACTTTAGGCAATAAATCTACCGGTATCAGCTCGGTAACATAAGAACCTAAAAGCCCTCCGATCACCACCCCGGGTAACAACCACTTAATCACATAAACACTGACATTACCCAGTTTCAGATGGTTTAATGCCGACGAACCTGAGGTGATAATAATTGAGGCAAGGGAGGTAGCCAATGCAAGGTGCATAACGATATCAGCAGTGATGCCCGCTTTCGGCAATAAAAACAGCAATGCCGGAACCACGATTAAGCCTCCGCCAATACCCAATAAACCTGCCATTACCCCGACAAAACCACCAAGGAAAAGTAATGACAACAAAAGTTCGTAATTCAAAATAGCCTCTATTTATTTCCTGCCCGGACAAAACCGGCAAGCTGATTGCTTTCCAGATATTCCAGCATCGTATTGTATGTTTCACGGCTGTAGGGTTGTGTAAGAGCCGAAGAAGATAACGCTTCCAGCTGTCGTGAGTCCACTTTTCTCAACAGGTATTTCACTCTGGCAACGTTTGATGTGTTCATACTTAAGGAGCGATACCCCAACCCGACCAGTAGCAAAGCTCCGATAGGGTCGCCGGCCAGCTCACCACACACGCTAACGGGGAGCTTGTATTGCTGACACGTCTGCTGAATCTGTTTCAGCGCCATAATAACCGCAGGGTGAATAGATTCATAGATATCAGCAACACGGGCATTATTACGATCAACCGCCAGAAGATACTGGGTTAAGTCATTACTACCAACTGAGACGAAGTCCACCTTATCCGCTATCAAAGGAAGCAGATAGAGCATTGACGGCACTTCCACCATAACCCCGACTTCTGGTTTTATCACCTTCTCTTCAAACCCTTTTACTTCCTGATAGGCCTGCTCAACCAAAGTAAGGGCATCATCCAGCTCCTGACAACTGGCAACCATAGGCAGCAGTATACGCAAATTATCTTTGCCAATGCTGGCCTTGAGCATTGCCCTTAACTGAATCAGAAAAATATCAGGGTGATCAAGGGTAAAGCGGATCCCCCGCCAGCCCAGAAACGGATTATCCTCTTCTATCGGCAGATACGGAAGCGGTTTATCTCCGCCAATATCCAGAGTCCGCATCACAACCTTCTTATCGGGGTAACTGGACAGAATACTTCGGTAACGAGCCACCTGTTCCTCTTCGGAAGGAAATCTGTGTTGCAGCAAAAAAGCGATTTCAGTCCGGTACAGACCTACTCCGTCTACACCTTTGTTAATGGCGATATTGGAATCGGCACTCAGGCCGGCATTAAGCAGAATCTCGATCTGACAGTCATCTTTTGTTCTTGCTTCCTGAGTAAGTTCACCCTCAACTAATTGAGATAACTGAAACTCTTCTTTCTGAAGGCTTATATACTCCTTCAGTAGCTGCTTACCCGGCTCAACTAAAATCTCACCACTATAGCCATTCACTATTCCCTTTCGGTTATGAATGGACTCCGGGGTAAAAGTCGCTCCCATAATAGCCGGAATACCAAGTGCTCTGGAGAGAATTGCAGCATGGGAGTTAGCCGCCCCTTCAAGGGAGATCACCGCCAGCAATTTCTCTTTATCTACACCGGCAAGGATAGAAGCCGTCAATTCCCTGACCACCAGAATGACTGGCTGATCCAGCTCAACCACACCTACTTCTGAATTATGCAGAAAGTAAAGCAGCCTCTGACCAAGTTCCCTAATATCCTGAGCCCGTTCCCGCATATAGACATCTGACATTTGAGCAAAACGGTTAGAGTAACTCTCCACTACCTGACGCAGTGCCCAGTCTGCTCTGTCCCCCTGATTAATCTGCTCTTTCAGATCGGCACGCAACATAGGATCGTTTAGCAGGTGAGTAAAGAGATCAAATATTGCCAGAGCATCCTTGTTCAGCTCGCTATCCAGCTTTTTGCGCATTCGCCTGAAATCGGCAATCGCACTCTCTATCGCCAGCATCAGCCACTCTTGTTCCCTGTCAATATCAAGGGTAGAAGCAGGATAGACATCGGATAACTCAGGCTGGGTGTTATCCCACCAGAACTTACCCACAGCCACGCCCGGAGAGGCAGCAATGCCTGAAAAGACCTCCGTCCTCTTCTTATTCAGAAGCCACTGCCCCTGAGCCTGAGCATGGGCAATAATAACCGCGATCTGAGCGGCCAGCGTAACAAGAAATGACTCTTCCATCTCATTAAACAAGCGCGGGGTTTTCTGCTGAATCACCAATACGCCCAAGACTTGTTTACGATGAATAATCGGAGTGCCTAAGAAGGAGTTATAGACTGCTTCGCCTAACTGAGGGAATAACTTAAAGCTTGGGTGTTTGGAGGCTTCTGCTAAGTTGAGAGGTTCAGCATTACGGCGTACAAGTCCGACTAAGCCATCCTGATATTTTATAAAGAAGTGTTTTTTCTTAAGCTGCAACCCTTGAGTTGCCATAAGCTCAAGACGCTTTTTCTCATCATTTGCCAGATAAACGGTGCAACAGTCAGTCTGCACAGCCTTGCAGGTTTCTTCAACTAAAAGCTTCAAGGCCTGATGAACATCATCAAGCCTTGAGACTTTTTCAACTATGTCCCTTAGTTGAGTGAGCATGGCTATCCTCTACGGTTTTTTCGTTTACCTTTTATCTTCCGCTCCTTAAATGGCATAGCTAAAGATGCAAACTCTTTCATCGCTCTTCGATAAACGTCTCTTTTAAAAGAGACAACCTGTCTGACTGGGTACCAATAGCTCACCCAACGCCAACCATCAAATTCAGGGGTTTTACCACGCTGCATATTAACTTTCGATTCGTCACTATCCAGACGCAATAAAAACCATTTCTGTTTTTGCCCGATACATACAGGTTTTGAGTCCCAACGAACCAACCGTTTTGGCAGGCGATACCTTAGCCAATGCCTGCTCGTTGCAACTATTGTCACATCCTGCTTAGTAAGACCAACTTCTTCATACAGTTCACGAAACATCGCTTGCTCTGCGGTTTCGCCTTCATCAATTCCTCCCTGAGGAAACTGCCATGAATGTTGACCGTATCGTTTAGCCCAGAAAACCTGACCATGGTTGTTACATATTACAATTCCCACATTTAAGCGGTAACCATCGCCGTCGATCACTGGTCGACCTCTAATAAATTTTTCTTGGCATGATTTTTCCACATATCCCCAGTTGTCGCAAATGAACATGTCTAATTTACGAGATATTTATTTGCTGAAAGGTACTGTTTGGATAACTTTTGCGCTATTTACGACTTATCAACACAAACCGAATCTAGCTCACAAATTTATTCACCTTTTCTGTGAATAACTGTGTGAAGAATCTAATAACATCAGAAAAAAATGACCAATTACTAGTCAGCACTTTTTCTTTCCCAATTGTCAAAAGCACAAAATACCCTTATATAACAACAAAATAAAAAAGATCACTCACAATGCACAAACTGAAAAATTAGTATGATCTTTAACTAGCTTTAGATCGGTTAAAGATCCATCAGCCACCTTGTTATCCACACTATCTGTTCTTAGTTTCATTTTTTTGCTTTTTTTTCAACTGTTTTATCGGTTTAAAAATACTGTTAATTGATCCAGCACTCACTTAATTTGTTGTTCTCAATTTTCTCCTGTGGATAAGTTGACGCGTGATCATTAAATCAACAGAATGATCTGCATCTACAACAAGCTAAAGCAAACCGATCAGCATATTTGTTATAATCCCCAGCCCGGACGACAGCAAACATAATGAAAACAGTGATGAAACCTCAGCCGAAAACCGAAACCGAACTATTTCAGAGAGCGATGGCCATTGCCGGGTTCTCTTTTCAGGAACTGGCCGATGAAGCCGGGATCTCTGTTCCTGAAAACCTTAAGCGGGATAAAGGCTGGGTTGGTCAGCTTCTTGAATGGCACTTGGGCGCCACCGCAGGCAGTAAACCTCAGCAAGATTTCGTTGATCTTGGCATTGAGCTAAAAAGTATTCCGGTCAGCCATAGCGGCAAACCGCTGGAAACCACCTTTGTCTGTGTCGCTCCCCTTACCGGTGTACAGGGACTTACCTGGCAACAGAGCCATGTCAGACAAAAACTGTCCAGAGTTCTGTGGATTCCGGTAGAAGGTGAAAGAGAGATCCCATTAGCGGATCGGCGGGTGGGTACGCCTATTTTATGGTCACCGTCCGAACAGGAAGAGCTTGCCCTGAAAAATGACTGGGAAGAGTTAATGGAGCTGATTGTTTTGGGTCAGGTAGAGAAGATCACCGCCCGACACGGTGAGGTTATGCAGCTTCGGCCAAAAGCGGCAAACAGCAAAGCCGTTACAGAAGCTTATGGAGCATCAGGCAAACCAATTAAAACCTTACCCCGTGGCTTCTATCTCAGGACTCAGTTTACCGCTGAGATTCTGGCAAAACACCTGTTAGTGAGTCTTTAAAGAGAGCTCAATATCGTGATAAGGGATGGTTCCGTCAGGTGCTCCGAACTCATCATCGGTATTATGTAAACGTAAATAAACAGATTCGACACCTAACCGGCTCAGTTCATCTTTAATCTGCTCAAGGGAAGCGTAGTGGATCAGTTCATCATTCTTATAGATGGGCTCCAGCTTATGTTTGTACTCCACTGCCAATAAATAATCTGAAAGGTCTTCACAGCTGATAACATACAGTTTCGGCTGAACCTGTTTTTCGTGGTAACCGGCATTTAGCCAGTGATCAAGTTGGATTTTTTGCATAGGCACTCCTCCTTTCACTCTAAGCTTAGTCCAGAGTTTGGCTTTTTATAATTCCACTAAGGTCGATTTCTTATGTATATTAAATAAAAAACAGTGAAACAAGGATGTGTAATGAAGTATCAAACCCTGCCTAACTCCAGCCTTGAGATTAGTAAGATCTGTCTGGGCACCATGACTTTTGGCGAACAGAATAGCCAGGCGGAAGCCTTTGATCAAATTGACTATTCTCTGGAAAGAGGCGTTAATTTTATTGATACAGCAGAGATGTACCCGGTTCCGCCGGTAGCAAAAACTCAGGGCAAAACGGAACAGTTTATCGGCAACTGGCTGGCAAAAAGCGCCAAACGGGAAAAAGTGATAATTGCGACTAAAGTCGCAGGCCCGAGGAATGTTCCCCATATCCGCCCGGATATGAGCCTGAACCGTAGACATATTCATACCGCCATTGATGACAGCCTTAACCGGCTAAAAACAGACTATGTTGACCTTTATCAGCTCCACTGGCCACAGCGGGAAACCAACTACTTTGGTCAACTCAACTACCCCTATCCTGACAAACAGGAGGAGGTCACCCTTATTGAAACATTGGAAGCGCTGGCAGAACTGGTAAGGCAGGGAAAAGTTCGTTACATAGGACTGTCTAATGAAACTCCATGGGGAGTAATGAAGTTTCTGCAACTGGCAGAAAAACATGATCTGCCAAGAATGGTTTCCATTCAGAACCCTTATAACTTGCTAAACAGAAGCTTTGAAGTTGGTCTGTCCGAAGTTGCCCACTATGAAGGCGTACAGCTTCTGGCTTATTCCCCCATGGCATTTGGCTGCTTGTCCGGTAAATATCTGAATAACCAATGGCCGGAAGGGGCCCGCTGTACCAAATGGCAGCGTTTTGCCCGTTACTTTACTCCACAAGGGATAAAAGCGACGCAAGCTTATGTAGACCTTGCTAACCAGTTTTCCATTGAACCGGCTCAGATGGCGCTCGCTTTTGTTAACCAAAGGCCATTTGTTGCTTCCAATATTATTGGGGCTACAAGCATGAAACAGCTTCAGGCGAATATTGACAGTATCGAGATTGAGTTAAGCAATGAGCTGTTGCAGGAGATAGAGAAGATCGGTCAGCAGTACTCAAATCCTTGCCCCTAATCCGAAATCTAAATCAACAAGGCTGCAGTCAAAACTGCAGCCCTTTAATATGAAAATTTTCTGCGGGGGAAGTACTCACTTCCCCCTTAAGCTAAGTAACCAGTCTAGAGCGGAATACACGGCGAAGGTGACGAACACGGCGCTCAGCAACAATATGATCCGGCTGAGAGAAGCCGATAGTCTGACCATCGCTTTCCAGACCGATATCTTTTAACAGGTGCTTGTTTTGCCATGGAATATCGTATACCGCTCTTCGGACACTTTGCTTCCAAAGTTTTTCTTCTCTGCGTAGATCGGCTTTTACAAAAATTACTGCAAGTTTTAGATAAATAGAGTGACTCATGTTGGTTCTCCGGTTTGAGTTAATTTAGCCGGAAAAATGACATCTGAGGATAATATTATGGGGATGAAACTTCCCTATTCAGCTGCCATTTTCCGCAGCCTTTCAGGATACGGACTAATTAGATATCAGAACTCTCTGTACGCAGACCAGCCATATTCAAAGCAGATCTAGTCTGGGTTACAGCAGATACAGGCGCACAGATCACATGATTAAAGGTGAAATTTTTCATCTTGTGCCTCCTGTCTAACTAATTAATCCTATTAAAGAAATGTGTGAAATTTGATTCACGGTTAAATTGTAGTCAGATGGTTTTATTATGCAACCGTTTATTCAGACAAATATGAAATTCAGCGAAAAAAGCTATGGTTAAACACTAACCAACCTGAAATTGAAAAGAATAAACTAAGAATTAAATAGTTTTAAAAACAATTGGTTGCTATATGTGAGAAAGACAATACGGGCAGAATATGTCTGCCCGTGTAAATATAGTCTGGTTATACAGAGTCAGTAATAAGGTTATGTTTATTCAACAGACGATACATAGTCGCTCTGGATACGCCTAACTCTTTTGCAGCAGGTGAAACCTGACCGTCGTGAGACTCCAGAACCAGAATAAGGGCATCTTTTTCCGAATTCTCTCTGATGCTTTTAAGACTTCTTCGTCCATTAATCACCTGAGGCAGATCAAGCTGGGCAAGCTCAATAATCGCATCGTCAGACATAAGCACCGCTCGCTTAACCTGATTCATCAGCTCTCTTACATTACCCGGCCAATGGTATTGAGTTAGCGCTTTCAGGGCCTTATCGGAAAAATCCTTTGCCTGAGCGTTGTACTCTTTGGAGTACTCCTGCAAAAAGCGACGTGCCAGTATAGCAATATCGCCTGCTCTCTCTTTCAGGCTGGGAACATTGATTCTGAGCACATTAATATAGTGGTACAGCTCTTCATTAAAATCTTTGTCTGCCAACGCTTTTTCTATATCAGAACTGTATGCAGCCAGTATGCGCACATCCAGATCAAGGCTGCCGTTATCCGTTTCTATTTTTCCTTCCTGCATAAACCTCAGCAGATTTCTCTGCTGTGAACGGGGCATAGTCAGAATATCGTTCAGATAAAGGGTTCCACCGTTTGCCTTCTCAAGAAAACAAGGGCTATCCAGTTCATCACCGATACCAAACAGCTCCTGCTCCATGCGAAACTCAGATAAAGCTCCGCAATTGACCGTAACAAAAGCTTCTTTAGAACGGGCTGACATATTATGAATCGCTTTAGCGACACTCTCTTTACCTGCGCCGTTTTCGCCGTAGATCAGAATACTGACATCCGTTGAACCAATGCGTTTTACCTGCTCCCTGAGCCGCTTCATGGAAACAGACTCACCAGCCAAGCCCATATCTTTGGTGCAACCATAGTTTGGCCACACCTTTCTCTCCAGTTTAAGCATGCCCAACTGGTGACCTATGGTGCTCTTTAGCTGAGCATCAGGGATCGGAGCCGTAAAAAAGTCGATACAGAAATTAACGATAAACTGGCAGATGGTATCTGACCCGAGTTGAGACTCGCGGATAAACGCCAGCCAGCGGACATGCTTATAACGACTTACCAGATTAGCAATACCGTTCAGGCTAAACTCATCCTGACTTAAATCGACAATACCAATACAAGGGCCAATTTCATTGAGTAGTGCATCAGCCTTACGTAAATCTCCACACTTCTGGCACTTCCAGCCAGCTTGTTCTAAAACAGATAACCAAGGCTCATGCGCGCCACCGACCACCACAAGAGAACCCGG contains:
- a CDS encoding sulfite exporter TauE/SafE family protein, giving the protein MNYELLLSLLFLGGFVGVMAGLLGIGGGLIVVPALLFLLPKAGITADIVMHLALATSLASIIITSGSSALNHLKLGNVSVYVIKWLLPGVVIGGLLGSYVTELIPVDLLPKVFGFIVLFLALQMLLSVKSQKIRSMPSPSVTACSGCVIGVISTLAGIGGGSLTVPYLSRYGVEMRRAIGSSSVCGCVIAISGMAGFIWHGTGAENLPEYSIGYVYVPALLAIVSTSMFTTKIGARLATNLPTAQLKKVFAVFLLFIAGRMLLS
- the ptsP gene encoding phosphoenolpyruvate--protein phosphotransferase — its product is MLTQLRDIVEKVSRLDDVHQALKLLVEETCKAVQTDCCTVYLANDEKKRLELMATQGLQLKKKHFFIKYQDGLVGLVRRNAEPLNLAEASKHPSFKLFPQLGEAVYNSFLGTPIIHRKQVLGVLVIQQKTPRLFNEMEESFLVTLAAQIAVIIAHAQAQGQWLLNKKRTEVFSGIAASPGVAVGKFWWDNTQPELSDVYPASTLDIDREQEWLMLAIESAIADFRRMRKKLDSELNKDALAIFDLFTHLLNDPMLRADLKEQINQGDRADWALRQVVESYSNRFAQMSDVYMRERAQDIRELGQRLLYFLHNSEVGVVELDQPVILVVRELTASILAGVDKEKLLAVISLEGAANSHAAILSRALGIPAIMGATFTPESIHNRKGIVNGYSGEILVEPGKQLLKEYISLQKEEFQLSQLVEGELTQEARTKDDCQIEILLNAGLSADSNIAINKGVDGVGLYRTEIAFLLQHRFPSEEEQVARYRSILSSYPDKKVVMRTLDIGGDKPLPYLPIEEDNPFLGWRGIRFTLDHPDIFLIQLRAMLKASIGKDNLRILLPMVASCQELDDALTLVEQAYQEVKGFEEKVIKPEVGVMVEVPSMLYLLPLIADKVDFVSVGSNDLTQYLLAVDRNNARVADIYESIHPAVIMALKQIQQTCQQYKLPVSVCGELAGDPIGALLLVGLGYRSLSMNTSNVARVKYLLRKVDSRQLEALSSSALTQPYSRETYNTMLEYLESNQLAGFVRAGNK
- the rppH gene encoding RNA pyrophosphohydrolase — translated: MIDGDGYRLNVGIVICNNHGQVFWAKRYGQHSWQFPQGGIDEGETAEQAMFRELYEEVGLTKQDVTIVATSRHWLRYRLPKRLVRWDSKPVCIGQKQKWFLLRLDSDESKVNMQRGKTPEFDGWRWVSYWYPVRQVVSFKRDVYRRAMKEFASLAMPFKERKIKGKRKNRRG
- the mutH gene encoding DNA mismatch repair endonuclease MutH; this translates as MKPQPKTETELFQRAMAIAGFSFQELADEAGISVPENLKRDKGWVGQLLEWHLGATAGSKPQQDFVDLGIELKSIPVSHSGKPLETTFVCVAPLTGVQGLTWQQSHVRQKLSRVLWIPVEGEREIPLADRRVGTPILWSPSEQEELALKNDWEELMELIVLGQVEKITARHGEVMQLRPKAANSKAVTEAYGASGKPIKTLPRGFYLRTQFTAEILAKHLLVSL
- a CDS encoding DUF6482 family protein, with amino-acid sequence MQKIQLDHWLNAGYHEKQVQPKLYVISCEDLSDYLLAVEYKHKLEPIYKNDELIHYASLEQIKDELSRLGVESVYLRLHNTDDEFGAPDGTIPYHDIELSLKTH
- a CDS encoding NADP(H)-dependent aldo-keto reductase translates to MKYQTLPNSSLEISKICLGTMTFGEQNSQAEAFDQIDYSLERGVNFIDTAEMYPVPPVAKTQGKTEQFIGNWLAKSAKREKVIIATKVAGPRNVPHIRPDMSLNRRHIHTAIDDSLNRLKTDYVDLYQLHWPQRETNYFGQLNYPYPDKQEEVTLIETLEALAELVRQGKVRYIGLSNETPWGVMKFLQLAEKHDLPRMVSIQNPYNLLNRSFEVGLSEVAHYEGVQLLAYSPMAFGCLSGKYLNNQWPEGARCTKWQRFARYFTPQGIKATQAYVDLANQFSIEPAQMALAFVNQRPFVASNIIGATSMKQLQANIDSIEIELSNELLQEIEKIGQQYSNPCP
- a CDS encoding DUF1127 domain-containing protein, whose protein sequence is MSHSIYLKLAVIFVKADLRREEKLWKQSVRRAVYDIPWQNKHLLKDIGLESDGQTIGFSQPDHIVAERRVRHLRRVFRSRLVT
- the vpsR gene encoding cyclic-di-GMP-binding transcriptional regulator VpsR (Not actually a response regulator, but instead a cyclic-di-GMP-binding transcription factor.) — its product is MGTQFRMDSVPGSLVVVGGAHEPWLSVLEQAGWKCQKCGDLRKADALLNEIGPCIGIVDLSQDEFSLNGIANLVSRYKHVRWLAFIRESQLGSDTICQFIVNFCIDFFTAPIPDAQLKSTIGHQLGMLKLERKVWPNYGCTKDMGLAGESVSMKRLREQVKRIGSTDVSILIYGENGAGKESVAKAIHNMSARSKEAFVTVNCGALSEFRMEQELFGIGDELDSPCFLEKANGGTLYLNDILTMPRSQQRNLLRFMQEGKIETDNGSLDLDVRILAAYSSDIEKALADKDFNEELYHYINVLRINVPSLKERAGDIAILARRFLQEYSKEYNAQAKDFSDKALKALTQYHWPGNVRELMNQVKRAVLMSDDAIIELAQLDLPQVINGRRSLKSIRENSEKDALILVLESHDGQVSPAAKELGVSRATMYRLLNKHNLITDSV